A window from Nothobranchius furzeri strain GRZ-AD chromosome 17, NfurGRZ-RIMD1, whole genome shotgun sequence encodes these proteins:
- the LOC107394189 gene encoding membrane-associated phosphatidylinositol transfer protein 2 isoform X2, with amino-acid sequence MLIKEYHIPMPMSVEEYRIAQLYMIQKKSREESCGEGSGVEILENKPYTDGPGGTGQYTHKVYHIGMHIPSWFRSILPKAALRVEEESWNAYPYTRTRYTCPFVEKFSIDIETYYKPDTGDQGNVFNLSAADKRQRDIDQIDIVADPIPTHEYKAEEDPRLYKSVKTQRGPLRDDWIEEYKNNPGKTPIMCAYKLCKVEFRYWGMQSKIERFIHDVGLRKVMVRAHRQAWCWQDEWCGLTIEDIRLLELETQLALARKMAQFCQAEEATEVNGGAPSPDKDQEAKEAISAIEAQEVVTRSVETLQPRGVLTKQWSTSSRSSRSSKRGVSPSRHSISEWRMQSIARDSDDSSDEEFFDAHEDLSDGEEVFPKEIAKWNSNDLMDKIEAADTEETPDEPFKEMTADYERATSEDRLDEESSSQQSLQPSKIHVLILVLHGGNILDAGGGDQTSKQADINTISTAFDTVMRVHYPAALGRIAIRLVPCPAICAEAFSLVSNLSPYSYDEGCLSSSQDHIPLAALPLLATSSPQYQDSVATVIARANQVYAEFLKSLDGASFSGQVCLIGDCVGGILGFDALCNSGSTVNESQNSSRRGSVISVQDQDLLSPGITVNSVHGSASPTLEGSRHLSRSNIDIPRTSVSDETKRQLPRKRSDSSTYELDTIKQHQAFLSSLHSSVLRNDAVSRRSSSSTMLDGVSLGKFDFEVSDFFLFGSPLGLVLALRKTVIPMLDVAQLRPACQQVYNLFHPPDPSASRLEPLLERKFHLFPPFSVPRYQRFPLGDGNSALLVETVQSNAQLLLDSGPPLAFRCQETITDVVQSHGGVFMDSSYPSSPVTGPLFRGLRRASEVSIASQVSGMADSFTATNIANTKSGQINRSKMSSLLSQLALTPQNKFFLKSPPKSRKKPEANQAAGSPDADQVMELDVDAESSESLSPTSQYENILSAGLDYAISDLVSLDSQAEVVQVAARWWGTKRLDFALYCPDALTAFPTVALPHLFHASYWESTDVVSFLLRQVMRHENSSILELDGKEVSEFTPSKPREKWLRKRTHVKIRNVTANHRVNDAVFTEDSQQVITGRFMYGPLDMVTLAGEKVDLHIMTQPPSGEWVYFSTDVTNSSGRVYFTIPEDKRQGIGVYPVKMVVRGDHTFADSYLTVVPRGTEFVVFSIDGSFAASVSIMGSDPKVRAGAVDVVRHWQDLGFLIIYVTGRPDMQKQRVVAWLSQHNFPHGIVSFCDGLVHDPLRHKANFLKNLTESNMKIFAGYGSTKDISVYTSIGLPSSQIYIVGRPSKKMQNQCQFITEGYAAHLSQLEYNHRSRPAKSSSARMVLRKGSFGLGANSDFLRKRNHLLRTISSQPAPNSPTGNVHNRPERTQSQSDSERLERERLERAHCHSQGATQRSMSITASCWGRSSSSTSSKLDSGVFSPK; translated from the exons AAAAAGAGCAGAGAAGAGAGCTGCGGCGAAGGTAGCGGGGTGGAGATCCTGGAGAATAAGCCTTACACAGATGGACCAGGCGGGACGGGTCAGTACACtcacaaggtctaccacatcggcATGCACATTCCCAGCTGGTTCCGTTCCATCCTGCCCAAAGCAGCTCTGAGGGTCGAAGAGGAGTCGTGGAATGCCTACCCTTATACCCGAACTAG ATACACCTGTCCTTTTGTTGAGAAGTTCTCCATTGATATAGAGACGTACTACAAGCCTGACACGGGCGATCAAGGAAATGTCTTCAACCTGTCTGCAGCAGACAAGAGACAGAGGGACATTG ACCAAATCGACATCGTGGCAGATCCCATCCCCACGCACGAGTACAAAGCAGAGGAAGACCCCAGGCTATACAAGTCTGTTAAGACCCAGAGGGGACCTCTGCGGGACGACTGGATAGAGGAGTACAAAAACAACCCAGGAAAGACGCCCATCATGTGTGCCTACAAGTTGTGCAAGGTGGAGTTCCGTTATTGGGGCATGCAGTCCAAGATCGAACGCTTCATTCATGATGTCG GACTCAGAAAGGTAATGGTGCGTGCCCACCGGCAGGCCTGGTGTTGGCAGGATGAGTGGTGTGGTTTGACCATTGAGGACATCCGGCTGCTGGAGCTGGAAACCCAGCTGGCCTTGGCCAGGAAGATGGCCCAGTTTTGCCAGGCGGAGGAGGCCACCGAGGTCAATGGAGGCGCTCCATCTCCAGACAAAGACCAGGAGGCCAAAGAGGCGATCAGCGCCATAGAAGCCCAGGAAGTGGTTACCAGATCAGTGGAGACTCTTCAGCCACGAGGTGTTCTCACCAAGCAGTGGTCCACCTCATCTCGATCCTCCCGCTCATCCAAGAGAGGAG tgaGCCCGTCTCGTCACAGCATCTCAGAATGGAGGATGCAGAGCATCGCACGAGACTCAGACGACAGCTCGGACGAAGAGTTCTTCGATGCTCATG AGGATCTCTCGGATGGAGAGGAGGTTTTCCCAAAAGAAATAGCCAAATGGAACTCAAACGACCTCATGGACAAGATCGAAGCCGCAGACACAGAGGAAACTCCTG aTGAACCCTTTAAGGAAATGACTGCGGATTATGAGCGAGCAACAAGTGAGGATAGATTAGACGAG GAGAGCTCGTCTCAACAGAGTCTGCAGCCCTCTAAGATTCACGTGCTGATCTTGGTCCTACACGGAGGGAACATCCTGGATGCAGGTGGAGGGGACCAGACTAGCAAGCAGGCCGACATCAACACGATCAGCACAGCTTTTGACACAGTCATGCGTGTTCACTACCCCGCTGCGCTGGGACGCATCGCCATCCGCTTGGTGCCCTGCCCTGCCATCTGTGCCGAGGCCTTCTCTCTGGTGTCTAA CTTGAGCCCTTACAGCTATGACGAGGGCTGTCTGTCCAGCAGCCAGGACCACATCCCGCTTGCAGCTCTTCCTCTCCTGGCCACCTCATCGCCACagtaccaggattctgtggccacGGTCATTGCTCGAGCCAATCAGGTGTACGCTGAGTTTCTAAAGTCTCTGGATGGAGCGTCTTTCTCCGGCCAG GTTTGCCTCATTGGGGATTGTGTGGGAGGAATTTTGGGATTCGACGCTTTGTGCAACAGCGGTTCCACAGTAAACGAAAGCCAGAACAGCAGTCGCAGGGGCAGCGTCATCAGTGTGCAG GACCAGGACCTCCTCTCTCCTGGTATCACCGTCAACAGTGTGCACGGATCAGCCTCCCCTACCTTAGAGGGCAGCCGCCACCTCAGTCGCAGTAACATTGATATTCCTCGCACCAGTGTGAGCGACGAGACCAAGAGGCAGCTGCCTCGCAAGAGGAGTGACTCTTCCACCTATGAGCTGGACACAATTAAACAGCACCAGGCTTTTTTATCCAG TTTGCACTCCAGCGTCCTGCGGAATGATGCGGTCTCTCGCCGATCAAGCAGCAGCACCATGTTGGACGGAGTCTCCCTGGGGAAGTTTGACTTTGAAGTGTCTGATTTTTTCCTCTTTGGCTCTCCTCTTGGCTTGGTGCTGGCCTTGAGGAAGACCGTGATCCCGATGCTGGATG TGGCCCAGCTGAGACCTGCTTGTCAGCAGGTCTATAACTTGTTCCACCCACCTGATCCCTCAGCCTCACGCCTGGAGCCTCTGCTGGAGCGGAAATTTCACCTCTTCCCCCCCTTCAGCGTACCCCGTTACCAGCGGTTTCCTCTGGGAGATGGCAACTCGGCCCTGCTGG TGGAGACAGTCCAGAGCAACGCTCAGCTGCTGCTTGACAGTGGGCCCCCCCTGGCCTTCCGCTGTCAGGAGACCATCA CGGATGTTGTTCAGTCTCATGGTGGTGTCTTCATGGACAGTTCGTACCCCTCATCCCCTGTAACGGGCCCCCTCTTCCGGGGCCTAAGGAGGGCCAGTGAGGTCAGCATTGCCAGCCAGGTCTCAGGAATGGCAGACAGTTTCACTGCCACCAACATAGCCAACA CTAAATCAGGGCAGATTAACCGGTCCAAAATGTCCAGTCTTTTGTCCCAACTTGCCCTAACGCCACAAAACAAATTCTTCTTGAAAAGTCCGCCAAAGTCCCGTAAGAAACCCGAAGCCAACCAGGCTGCAGGATCTCCCGATGCAGACCAGGTTATGGAGCTGGATGTCGATGCCGAATCTAGTGAAAGTTTAAGCCCGACTTCACAGTACGAGAACATCCTGTCAGCGGGTCTGGACTATGCTATATCAGATCTGGTCTCACTGGACTCCCAAGCAGAAGTCGTGCAAG TTGCAGCACGTTGGTGGGGCACAAAGCGGCTAGACTTTGCTCTGTACTGCCCCGATGCTCTGACGGCTTTCCCCACCGTGGCTTTGCCACACCTCTTCCACGCGTCCTACTGGGAGTCCACTGATGTTGTGTCTTTTCTCCTGAGGCAG GTCATGAGACATGAAAACTCCAGCATTCTGGAGCTTGATGGGAAAGAAGTGTCCGAGTTTACCCCATCTAAACCTCGAGAAAAGTGGCTCCGCAAGAGGACTCACGTCAAGATCAGG AATGTGACCGCCAACCATCGCGTGAATGATGCTGTTTTTACTGAAGACAGCCAGCAGGTCATAACGGGTCGCTTCATGTATGGCCCTCTGGACATGGTGACTTTAGCCGGAGAGAAG GTTGACCTCCACATCATGACTCAACCCCCATCAGGAGAATGGGTGTACTTCAGCACTGATGTGACCAACAGCAGCGGCCGTGTGTACTTCACCATCCCAGAGGACAAGCGTCAGGGCATCGGCGTCTACCCCGTTAAGATGGTCGTCAG AGGCGACCACACGTTTGCAGACAGCTATCTGACTGTTGTGCCTCGTGGCACAGAGTTTGTAGTTTTCAGCATCGACGGTTCGTTTGCTGCCAGCGTGTCGATCATGGGCAGCGATCCCAAAGTGCGGGCTGGAGCCGTGGATGTTGTCAG GCACTGGCAGGATTTAGGTTTCCTGATCATCTACGTAACCGGGCGTCCGGACATGCAGAAGCAGCGGGTGGTGGCATGGTTATCTCAGCACAACTTCCCACATGGAATTGTCTCCTTCTGCGATGGTCTGGTCCACGACCCACTCAGACACAAGGCGAACTTCCTCAAGAACCTCACGGAG TCTAACATGAAGATTTTTGCTGGATATGGATCAACCAAAGATATCTCCGTCTACACCTCAATCGGCCTTCCTTCTTCTCAAATTTACATCGTCGGCAGGCCCTCAAAAAAGATGCAGAACCAGTGCCAG TTCATCACAGAGGGATATGCAGCTCATTTGTCCCAGCTGGAGTACAACCACCGCTCTCGGCCAGCCAAGTCCAGCAGCGCGCGCATGGTCCTCCGTAAAGGAAGCTTCGGCTTAGGTGCAAACAGCGACTTCCTAAGAAAAAGGAACCACCTGCTGCGCACTATCTCTTCACAGCCAGCCCCCAACTCCCCGACAGGCAACGTCCACAACAGGCCCGAGCGCACGCAGAGCCAATCGGACAGCGAGCGTCTGGAGCGTGAGCGTCTGGAACGAGCTCACTGCCACAGCCAGGGAGCAACCCAGCGCAGCATGAGCATCACCGCCAGCTGCTGGgggcgcagcagcagcagcaccagctccAAGCTGGACTCTGGTGTTTTTAGCCCAAAGTGA